A genomic region of Leptidea sinapis chromosome 46, ilLepSina1.1, whole genome shotgun sequence contains the following coding sequences:
- the LOC126977971 gene encoding phosphorylated adapter RNA export protein, translating to MMSTTDGDVTHEREDGELVDSDVEEGTYIPLERPIFNPPSLVNMQIQDEQSEEESLTGSSGSESDDERQRRPKRSKVRPRRPQQQQAGRNKKYDIWCQPLQEDLLTDNMVSCDVSKTKKSDYGVESYDYKIKYRLSKKCVPNVFTNNSDHSNHNNKRRFSERSNVKLRLGKRVNSHQPREEKQNPRYLPDLAVTVEDPVIHIGSDIAENLAEEKKELVVRIVEVLGASKAIEIYKETQKIEAEGGMLVMNGKRRRTPGGVYFFLLKRDDDVSMEMVNKIFSEDRRENARRIKRSRQKVVEQLKQSLTDSELPSLLSRGEATVQSEHGSNPPPSPATDAREGSSDTDAHSRPASPLPDADTPLEEEPSSHTTTSVPSQDTSRPFHDTRQLQEYDDDCLEVMCNDDIMDLF from the exons ATGATGTCAACTACAGATGGGGATGTAACCCATGAACGAGAAGATGGCGag ttggTGGATTCTGATGTTGAAGAGGGTACCTATATACCGTTAGAGAGACCAATTTTTAACCCGCCTTCTTTGGTGAATATGCAAATTCAAGATGAACAGAGCGAAGAAGAATCACTTACAGGGTCTTCAGGCTCCGAATCAGATGATGAGCGACAAAGAAGGCCTAAAAGGTCGAAAGTAAGGCCAAGGCGCCCCCAGCAACAACAAGCTGgtcgtaataaaaaatatgatatatggTGCCAACCTTTGCAG gaaGACCTTCTTACTGATAATATGGTGAGTTGTGATGTGTCCAAGACAAAGAAGAGTGATTATGGTGTTGAATCttatgattataaaattaagtatagACTAAGCAAGAAGTGTGTACCAaatgtttttacaaataatagtgACCACAGCAATCATAACAATAAAAGAAGATTTTCGGAAAGATCAAATGTCAAACTAAGACTTGGGAAAAGGGTGAACAGCCATCAGCCTAGAGAAGAGAAACAAAACCCTAGATATTTGCCTGATTTAGCTGTAACTGTAGAGGATCCTGTGATTCACATCGGATCTGATATTGCAGAAAATTTGGCTGAAGAAAAAAAGGAATTAGTTG TAAGGATTGTAGAGGTGCTCGGAGCAAGTAAAGCTATAGAAATCTATAAGGAGACACAGAAAATTGAAGCCGAAGGTGGAATGCTTGTAATG AATGGTAAGAGACGCCGAACTCCGGGGGGGGTTTACTTTTTCCTGTTGAAACGAGACGATGATGTCTCTATGGAAATGGTGAATAAGATATTCAGTGAGGATCGTAGGGAGAACGCACGACGAATCAAGAGGAGTCGTCAGAAAGTTGTGGAGCAACTAAAGCAGAGTCTAACAG ATTCTGAACTGCCGTCGTTGTTGTCTCGAGGGGAAGCCACCGTTCAAAGCGAGCACGGGTCGAACCCGCCGCCTTCTCCCGCAACAGACGCTCGCGAAGGCTCCAGCGATACAGACGCACACTCGCGCCCCGCCTCTCCCCTCCCCGACGCTGACACACCGCTGGAGGAGGAACCAAGTTCACACACCACGACCTCTGTGCCTTCACAAGACACAAGTAGGCCATTCCATGACACCAGGCAGCTGCAGGAATATGACGATGACTGCTTAGAGGTGATGTGCAACGATGATATAATGGACCTGTTCTAG